The nucleotide window GCCTGCAGGACACGCGCGGCGGGCGTGGCGAGCGCGCGCAGGAGATCGGCCGCCAGCTCGCGCAGGTCGGCATCAAGGACGCCTACGAGGGCGCCCTGAAATATGTCGGCAACCCGGAGCTGATCTCGCGCACGCACTTCGCGCGCCACCTGGTGGACAGCGGGGTGTGCCGCGATACCAGCGAGGTCTTCCGCCGCTTTCTGACCGAGGGCCACCCCGGCTACGTGCCGCACCGCTGGGCTTGCTTGAGCGACGCCGTGCGCTGGATCCGCGAGGCCGGCGGCATGGCCGTGATCGCCCACCCCGGCCGCTACCGCTTCACGCCGACCGAGGAGTACGCGCTGTTTTCCGAGTTCAGCCAGCACGGCGGCGGCGGCGTCGAGGTGGTCACCGGCAGCCACATGCCCTCCGAATACCCCATCTACGCCGCCATGGCGCAGGAGTTCGGCCTGGCCGCCTCGCGCGGCAGCGACTTCCACAGCCCCGACGAGTCGCACACCGACCTGGGCGCGCTGCCCGACCTGCCGGGCCAGCTGACGCCCGTGTGGGAGCTGCTCGAAGACCGCATCCTGCGCGCGCCGGCCAGCCCGGCGGCGCACTGACGCCAGCCGCCAACAAGGAAGCGAGCGCACCATGGCCCAGCTTTTCGAGGTCTATCCCG belongs to Melaminivora suipulveris and includes:
- a CDS encoding 3',5'-nucleoside bisphosphate phosphatase; its protein translation is MTILLNADLHCHSVVSDGTLTPEQLAARAHANGVQLWALTDHDEIGGQRRAAAAAHALGLDYLSGVEISVSFADTTVHIVGLGFDMEDAQLAQGLQDTRGGRGERAQEIGRQLAQVGIKDAYEGALKYVGNPELISRTHFARHLVDSGVCRDTSEVFRRFLTEGHPGYVPHRWACLSDAVRWIREAGGMAVIAHPGRYRFTPTEEYALFSEFSQHGGGGVEVVTGSHMPSEYPIYAAMAQEFGLAASRGSDFHSPDESHTDLGALPDLPGQLTPVWELLEDRILRAPASPAAH